A window of the Trichoderma asperellum chromosome 4, complete sequence genome harbors these coding sequences:
- a CDS encoding uncharacterized protein (EggNog:ENOG41~TransMembrane:3 (i199-215o235-252i555-577o)): MPDPGISQFTSVFRATDSYRVKRSRPAVSCTACQRRKSRCDRQHPCGACEKRGVGGACSYGPAAAAASSSTAENRAAGRGSSSSSRQDVQLKLSQLEQMVRGLAENRFAKRDSAPCDGLRPGGYDKEELETNYHGATSWTALVEGIRDIQDVLAADGEPDYADDGAEATEPEVVLGDVPPITIKEVVESLPSRKEADRLIMAYFRAKFVAVIFVHTHQFKRRYDAFWTDPSSADFLWISILFSILSIGTMIANTKEPDTKSSTSSTSASSSPFVVGPDSRFYMTKAAQCLVAGQYFTGRRFSVEALLMHAHSRNVQKLDSDSSSWSLYGLAVRLAQRQGYHRDAAKVSSNRAMTPFEAEMRRRTWFVIQSTDLLFSFQNGMPPIITEDVCDVDHPTNLTDDDFDEDTVSLPAPRPPTDPIPAIACITKSKLCRVMRRVVRHVLAVTPAPYAETLALNQELQEWHDSVPACLRIRTIRNTAFTDANYTIMHRLMLELMYLKSLCILHRPHLTLHKHDAEYDASRRICRESALAILEIQAELDMETAAGGRMYEDRFMVSSLTLHHFLLAAMIMCLDLSESTDISPKDRTKRITTLRTAYSIWSARRTTSIDALHASRILGAILNRIDPPGIGACASSSGQMTNTPNSSSLLQNYGSVSTMSEHAMPQQQPLILNGSDIPAYGLTDDMPFGDSEAGDAMLSFEEMFDDTNMFDWGSFDQYIQSDSRSWRQFFSGTSL, from the exons ATGCCCGACCCAGGCATCTCCCAATTCACCTCCGTTTTTCGCGCCACCGATTCCTACCGCGTGAAGCGATCCCGCCCAGCCGTCTCTTGCACGGCCTGCCAGCGACGCAAGTCTAGATGCGATCGCCAGCATCCATGCGGCGCCTGCGAGAAGCGCGGCGTGGGTGGTGCTTGCTCGTACGgcccagcagcggcggcggcatcttcGTCAACGGCTGAGAATAGGGCAGCCGGGCgtggcagtagcagcagcagtagacAGGATGTCCAGCTCAAGCTCAGCCAGCTTGAGCAGATGGTGAGAGGGCTGGCTGAGAATCGCTTCGCAAAAAGGGATTCGGCTCCGTGCGATGGTCTACGCCCTGGAGGATATGAcaaagaggagctggagacgaACTACCACGGGGCTACTTCGTGGACTGCGCTGGTGGAGGGCATCCGCGATATCCAGGACGTGTTGGCGGCGGATGGAGAGCCAGACtatgctgatgatggcgcAGAGGCGACAGAACCAGAGGTCGTGCTGGGAGACGTGCcgcccatcaccatcaaggaAGTCGTGGAGAGCTTGCCGTCGAGGAAGGAGGCCGATCGGCTCATCATGGCGTACTTCAGAGCAAAGTTCGTTGCCGTCATCTTTGTCCACACGCACCAGTTCAAGCGTCGGTACGATGCTTTCTGGACGGATCCCTCCTCGGCCGACTTCCTCTGGATCAGCATCCTGTTCTCCATCCTCAGCATCGGCACAATGATTGCAAACACCAAAGAGCCAGACACAAAATCCTCCACATCGTCGACATCGGCATCGTCCTCGCCCTTCGTGGTAGGGCCCGACTCGCGCTTCTACATGACAAAGGCCGCGCAGTGCCTCGTCGCAGGGCAGTACTTCACGGGGAGGCGCTTCTCCGTCGAGGCCCTCCTCATGCACGCCCACTCGCGCAACGTCCAGAAACTGGATTCCGACTCGTCATCGTGGTCTCTCTACGGCCTTGCTGTGCGTCTGGCGCAGAGGCAAGGGTATCATCGGGATGCGGCCAAGGTGTCGAGCAACAGGGCCATGACGCCCTTTGAAGCGGAGATGCGGCGCAGGACGTGGTTTGTAATACAGTCAACGGATCTGCTGTTCTCGTTCCAGAATGGCATGCCGCCGATTATCACAGAGGATGTCTGTGACGTTGATCATCCTACGAATCTCACGGACGATGACTTCGATGAGGATACCGTCTCGCTGCCTGCTCCTCGTCCACCGACAGATCCCATCCCCGCCATCGCTTGCATCACGAAATCAAAGCTCTGTCGTGTCATGCGCCGTGTGGTTCGCCACGTCCTCGCCGTCACTCCAGCTCCTTACGCCGAAACACTGGCCCTCAATCAAGAACTTCAAGAGTGGCATGATTCTGTGCCGGCCTGTCTGCGCATCCGTACCATCCGCAACACGGCCTTTACAGATGCTAATTACACAATCATGCATCGCCTAATGCTTGAGCTGATGTATCTCAAGAGCTTGTGTATCCTCCATCGTCCGCATCTGACACTCCATAAGCATGACGCCGAGTATGACGCCTCAAGGCGGATTTGCAGGGAGTCGGCGCTCGCGATACTGGAAATACAGGCAGAGCTCGATATGGAGACTGCAGCGGGGGGGAGGATGTACGAGGACAGATTCATGGTTTCGAGTCTGACGCTGCATCATTTCTTGCTCGCAGCCATGATTATGTGCTTGGATCTCAGCGAGTCTACAGATATAAG CCCCAAAGACAGGACCAAGCGCATAACCACCCTCCGCACCGCCTATTCCATCTGGTCTGCCCGCCGCACCACCTCCATCGACGCCCTCCACGCCTCCAGAATACTCGGTGCTATTCTCAACCGGATCGATCCCCCAGGCATCGGCGCCTGTGCAAGCTCTTCCGGCCAAATGACCAACACCccaaattcttcttctcttctccaaaaTTACGGAAGCGTTTCTACAATGTCGGAGCATGcgatgccgcagcagcagccgttgATTCTCAATGGCAGCGATATCCCGGCTTATGGCCTCACAGACGACATGCCGTTTGGCGATTCTGAAGCCGGTGATGCCATGCTTAGTTTCGAAGAAATGTTTGACGACACGAATATGTTTGATTGG GGTTCCTTCGACCAGTATATCCAGTCTGACTCTAGATCTTGGAGACAATTCTTCTCCGGTACCAGCTTATAG
- a CDS encoding uncharacterized protein (EggNog:ENOG41), translating to MPAAPMVRAGFLKCRCLRIPSSSATLLRPISQFAARPSLRQLSSVAQTVPLNNVRPFENDNAPLRPQYLTSYLSPQETIDISANPAAVSDGTKSRAVSDMSQSKHRTSRLAGKNIQQNRPASNKSRPRKRMPKSESLDAPEKPYFVRKRRYMITNNRINHFSRSNAQHTEQLSPVDEKSRAAYRELQNLRGMHSQWGYIRHRHPASELQSARKTFTFWKTKFWKVSRPDKPEVPKVPWPWRDNAKWLFELNDARSMQQAWKSLDMESRGKQWPVVMISTLDRCPEKAHMVLEATLDPLPPGYAINDVLLFIAQRLRISSIRNVRERTIKAEEMLEIVAKILEDAPAGHVPLGQRTAGLLASKLPSDQASELYSMLQRANVKLHPNTQLQFAGKLAGDMAHKDAAFEILKGLAESGVDLNAPSPSSTITTLLHCRITHGGLSEEKPAFSPKDALEYFMGKGFVPNVINATAFLDSLCQQAEVDEAIRLALLFSESGVQLDTKAWSTIFRGAKGSLKVENVTKSLEVAKAANVPYVDVLNNALHAVFYFAEMESREKGFSAPWIYPLFGPMLRAYANKFELEPLQWWLPDSLPLILTQTTGNDGEKFDSNRPRRWEFLHTIVPLTEKFFSTPNVGPKIQPNPTTIAIMLRAYIKTLQHPYDLMAFYVFFKARLEEQKDFAAQLIKDQGSLIHDTIIMTMMERRGLSRPALQVFGDMLKDHVQRSVSKATEGSGSEPNDGQNRTTPVHPPPGLCTFSILVRGLLNGGDRILAEQVIQVMKEQNVEPNLVTWNTLTKGYATMQNINKTVSTLQDMEAAGFKPDVFTFKAFGKLKNQGRALEMMEGIIDTNRQKMAGEDLYE from the coding sequence ATGCCAGCGGCACCCATGGTTCGCGCCGGCTTCCTGAAATGCAGGTGCTTAAGGATACCCTCCTCGTCTGCTACTCTTCTTCGACCAATCTCCCAATTCGCCGCAAGACCCTCATTACGACAACTGAGTTCTGTAGCGCAAACCGTACCGCTCAATAATGTCCGTCCATTCGAAAACGACAATGCGCCTCTCAGGCCGCAATATCTCACCTCCTATCTAAGCCCGCAAGAAACTATCGATATATCTGCCAATCCTGCAGCAGTCAGTGATGGAACGAAGAGTCGTGCTGTTTCGGACATGTCACAGTCGAAGCACCGGACTAGTCGACTAGCTGGAAAAAACATTCAGCAAAATCGACCGGCATCGAACAAATCTAGACCTCGCAAGCGAATGCCCAAATCCGAGTCCCTTGATGCTCCAGAGAAACCTTATTTTGTCAGAAAGAGGCGTTATATGATCACCAATAACAGAATAAATCACTTTTCCAGGTCTAATGCGCAGCATACCGAACAGCTCTCTCCTGTAGACGAAAAATCACGGGCGGCATATAGAGAGTTGCAGAATTTGCGAGGCATGCATTCGCAATGGGGCTACATTCGACATCGGCATCCTGCTTCTGAGCTCCAGTCTGCCCGGAAAACTTTTACGTTTTGGAAGACCAAGTTTTGGAAAGTCTCGAGACCAGACAAGCCAGAAGTGCCAAAGGTGCCGTGGCCATGGCGAGACAATGCAAAGTGGCTCTTTGAACTTAATGATGCCCGCAGTATGCAGCAGGCATGGAAGAGTCTCGACATGGAAAGTCGTGGCAAGCAGTGGCCTGTGGTTATGATTTCAACGTTGGACCGCTGCCCTGAAAAGGCACATATGGTGCTGGAGGCTACTCTGGACCCTTTACCGCCTGGATATGCTATCAACGACGTGCTTCTGTTCATTGCGCAACGCTTGCGCATTAGCAGTATTAGGAATGTTCGTGAGCGAACTATCAAGGCAGAAGAGATGCTAGAAATTGTGGCGAAAATTCTCGAAGACGCCCCTGCCGGCCATGTGCCCCTTGGGCAACGAACAGCTGGTCTGCTTGCAAGCAAGCTACCAAGTGACCAGGCTAGTGAGCTCTACAGTATGTTGCAGAGGGCCAACGTCAAGCTACACCCAAATACCCAATTGCAGTTTGCAGGAAAGTTGGCAGGAGATATGGCACATAAAGATGCAGCGTTTGAAATTCTAAAGGGGCTGGCCGAAAGCGGAGTTGATCTCAATGCACCCAGCCCTTCGAGCACCATCACTACGCTGTTGCATTGCCGGATAACACATGGCGGCTTGTCAGAAGAAAAGCCGGCCTTTTCACCCAAAGATGCCCTGGAGTATTTCATGGGTAAAGGTTTTGTACCCAACGTCATCAATGCTACCGCCTTCCTCGATTCTCTATGCCAGCAGGCAGAAGTTGACGAGGCCATACGACTTGCCTTGCTGTTCTCCGAGTCTGGCGTTCAGCTGGATACAAAAGCTTGGTCAACCATCTTCAGAGGTGCCAAAGGGAGCCTCAAGGTAGAGAATGTGACAAAGAGCCTCGAAGTTGCTAAAGCAGCCAATGTGCCCTATGTGGATGTGCTCAACAACGCGCTTCACGCCGTTTTCTATTTCGCAGAAATGGAATCCCGCGAGAAGGGATTCTCCGCACCTTGGATTTATCCATTGTTTGGGCCGATGCTGCGAGCGTACGCCAACAAGTTTGAACTAGAGCCTTTGCAGTGGTGGCTTCCCGACTCTTTGCCTCTGATCCTAACGCAGACAACGGGCAATGACGGCGAGAAATTTGATAGCAACCGGCCGCGACGGTGGGAGTTCCTTCATACAATAGTCCCTCTAACTGAGAAGTTCTTTTCCACTCCAAACGTTGGCCCGAAAATACAGCCTAATCCAACGACAATAGCAATTATGCTTAGGGCCTACATTAAGACTCTGCAGCACCCTTACGATCTTATGGCTTTCTATGTCTTTTTCAAGGCTCGGCTTGAGGAGCAAAAAGACTTTGCCGCTCAGCTCATCAAAGATCAAGGCAGTTTGATACATGATACTATAATCATGACTATGATGGAAAGGCGTGGATTATCGCGGCCTGCGCTGCAAGTTTTCGGAGATATGCTAAAAGATCACGTACAAAGAAGCGTGTCAAAGGCCACAGAGGGAAGCGGTTCGGAGCCAAATGATGGCCAAAATCGCACTACTCCTGTCCATCCACCTCCAGGTCTATGCACATTCAGCATCCTTGTGCGCGGTCTACTGAACGGTGGTGATCGAATTCTAGCAGAACAAGTCATCCAGGTGATGAAAGAACAAAACGTCGAACCCAACCTTGTGACGTGGAATACCCTGACGAAGGGATACGCGACGATGCAAAATATCAACAAGACGGTATCTACCTTGCAGGACATGGAGGCAGCGGGCTTCAAGCCAGACGTATTTACGTTCAAGGCGTTTGGGAAGCTGAAGAATCAGGGTCGGGCATTAGAGATGATGGAAGGTATCATCGACACGAATAGACAAAAGATGGCGGGCGAGGATCTGTATGAGTAA